The proteins below come from a single Gimesia chilikensis genomic window:
- the mutL gene encoding DNA mismatch repair endonuclease MutL, producing the protein MERTAAVQSLSRIHQLDTSVINKIAAGEVIERPASAVKELLDNSIDSLATRIEVDIMNGGADLIRVVDNGEGIHPDDLLLAVSSHATSKISNADDLFSVQTMGFRGEALASISEVSRFRIRTRTADQKQGLEFEVNTGTPGKPQPCGCPLGTSIEVRQLFANTPVRRKFLKTTKTEFGHISEQFTRAALAHPRLYMVLRHNNKVIFDLPPSDNLIDRLRLFYGKKLSDHLIWVESQLEDVRIWGYVSHPSENKSTRKGQYLFLNGRWIQDRTLQHALTEAYRGLLMVGRQPISFLYLDMPPSMVDVNVHPTKSEVRFRDSQSLYRQLLSTLRSQFLSMDLQSQMSLSKKGDLPEPSQPAAPTPEQKQTQLELTTWAKEQLKQVADDLPGQKISGEARMISPPSDLAAPFTAADAIPLSHFQQQREQEQAGAGESASPTPAEPAAPFIPDIDRPADQFAEAATADLRPIQVLNCYIVVEIKGALTIIDQHALHERIMYEYFRKRVLAQTVEAQKLLVPLTIEMSAKETALILDHAEMLASFGLGIEEFGGNTLLVTSYPVMLKKANLEQLVRDIADNLDNAKQPSRRDLLDELITMMSCKAAIKAGQRLTQEEIYSLLEQRHLIDDAHHCPHGRPSALVLSHAELDRQFGRMG; encoded by the coding sequence ATGGAACGGACCGCCGCCGTGCAATCGCTCTCCCGCATTCACCAACTCGATACCAGCGTGATTAATAAAATCGCCGCCGGGGAAGTCATCGAGCGGCCGGCCAGTGCGGTGAAAGAACTGCTCGATAACAGCATCGATTCCCTCGCGACCCGCATCGAAGTCGACATCATGAATGGCGGCGCCGATCTGATTCGCGTCGTCGATAACGGAGAAGGCATCCACCCCGACGACCTGCTGCTTGCCGTCTCCAGTCATGCCACCAGTAAAATTTCTAACGCGGACGACCTCTTCAGCGTGCAGACCATGGGGTTCCGGGGCGAGGCCCTCGCGTCCATTTCCGAAGTCAGCCGCTTCCGCATCCGCACCCGCACCGCCGACCAGAAACAGGGACTCGAATTCGAAGTCAACACAGGCACTCCCGGAAAACCACAGCCCTGTGGCTGTCCGCTGGGCACCTCGATCGAAGTCCGACAGCTGTTCGCTAACACGCCGGTCCGCCGTAAGTTCCTCAAAACGACCAAGACCGAATTCGGCCACATCAGCGAACAGTTCACCCGGGCCGCTCTCGCGCATCCCCGGCTCTACATGGTTCTCAGACACAATAACAAAGTCATCTTCGATCTCCCGCCGTCCGATAACCTCATCGATCGGCTCCGCCTGTTCTACGGCAAGAAACTGTCCGACCACCTGATCTGGGTCGAATCGCAATTGGAAGACGTCCGCATCTGGGGCTATGTCTCGCATCCCAGCGAAAACAAATCGACCCGCAAAGGACAGTACCTCTTCCTCAACGGTCGCTGGATTCAGGATCGCACCCTGCAGCATGCGCTGACCGAAGCTTATCGCGGACTGCTGATGGTCGGCCGCCAGCCGATCTCGTTCCTCTACCTCGACATGCCCCCGTCCATGGTCGACGTCAACGTGCATCCCACAAAATCGGAAGTCCGCTTCCGCGACAGCCAGTCGCTGTACAGACAGCTGCTCTCCACGCTCCGCAGCCAGTTCCTCAGCATGGATCTCCAGTCGCAGATGTCGCTCTCCAAAAAAGGCGACCTCCCCGAGCCGTCGCAACCCGCAGCGCCGACCCCCGAACAGAAACAGACACAGCTCGAACTGACCACCTGGGCCAAGGAACAACTCAAGCAGGTCGCCGACGATCTTCCCGGCCAGAAAATCAGCGGCGAAGCCCGCATGATTTCGCCCCCCTCCGACCTGGCGGCTCCCTTTACCGCTGCCGACGCGATTCCGCTCTCGCACTTCCAGCAACAGCGCGAACAGGAACAGGCGGGAGCAGGGGAGAGCGCATCCCCCACACCGGCAGAGCCTGCGGCTCCCTTCATTCCCGATATCGATCGCCCCGCAGATCAGTTCGCGGAAGCCGCTACCGCCGATCTCAGACCGATTCAGGTCCTCAACTGCTACATCGTCGTCGAAATCAAAGGCGCGCTGACCATCATCGATCAACACGCCCTGCACGAACGGATCATGTACGAGTACTTCCGCAAACGCGTGCTCGCCCAGACGGTCGAAGCCCAGAAGCTGCTCGTTCCGCTGACGATCGAAATGAGCGCCAAGGAGACGGCCCTCATCCTCGACCACGCTGAGATGCTCGCCAGCTTCGGACTCGGTATCGAAGAGTTCGGCGGCAACACACTGCTGGTCACCAGCTATCCCGTGATGTTGAAAAAGGCGAACCTCGAACAGCTCGTCCGCGACATTGCCGATAACCTGGACAACGCCAAACAGCCCTCCCGCCGCGATCTGCTGGATGAACTGATCACGATGATGTCCTGTAAAGCCGCCATCAAAGCGGGACAGCGCCTGACGCAGGAAGAAATCTACAGCCTGCTCGAACAGAGGCACCTTATCGACGACGCCCACCACTGTCCCCACGGTCGGCCTTCCGCACTGGTGCTGAGCCACGCCGAGCTCGACCGTCAGTTCGGACGCATGGGTTAA
- a CDS encoding UbiX family flavin prenyltransferase — MSNNVVVAVTGASGAIYAVRLVEVLMAAGRTVHLTISAAAAHVLRHELGLKIDLENFDPKQLLPDPDNQPSDSVLSKMKPTSSESFALSSVLGEAEFKQGDLIYHHYQDFSAGIASGSFLTEGMVICPCSMGTLGTIAAGSGSNLIHRAADVHLKERRKLIIVARETPLGLIPLENMVRLTQAGATILPAAPGFYHNPVTIHDLVDFISGRICDHLEIRHEIHQRWGK, encoded by the coding sequence ATGTCCAATAATGTCGTAGTCGCAGTCACCGGCGCCAGTGGTGCCATCTATGCCGTCCGCCTGGTCGAAGTTCTGATGGCCGCCGGTCGCACCGTGCATCTCACCATCAGTGCTGCCGCCGCACATGTCTTGCGCCACGAACTCGGTCTGAAAATCGACCTGGAAAACTTCGATCCCAAGCAGTTGCTCCCCGATCCCGATAATCAGCCCAGCGACAGCGTGCTCAGCAAAATGAAACCCACGAGCAGCGAAAGCTTCGCGCTCAGCTCCGTGCTGGGCGAGGCCGAGTTCAAACAGGGAGACCTGATCTACCACCACTACCAGGATTTCTCCGCAGGCATCGCCAGTGGATCGTTCCTGACCGAAGGCATGGTGATCTGCCCCTGTTCCATGGGCACCCTCGGCACCATCGCCGCCGGTTCCGGCAGTAACCTGATTCATCGAGCCGCCGACGTGCACCTCAAGGAACGTCGTAAACTGATCATCGTCGCCCGCGAAACACCGCTCGGGTTGATCCCGCTGGAAAACATGGTCCGCCTCACACAGGCAGGCGCCACCATCCTGCCCGCAGCACCCGGCTTTTATCACAACCCGGTCACCATTCACGACCTGGTCGATTTCATCTCGGGCCGCATCTGCGATCATCTCGAAATCAGGCATGAGATTCACCAGCGCTGGGGAAAATAA